The DNA sequence tgttgttgttgtcgattgtatgtcgatattatgtcgacacaatgtcgaCAATCAGTGCCCTAATTTCTGGTATTGTGCTTCTCGACATTATGTctattgatatcgatgggatatcgatgtttatttttttttggtgttttttcctttactcaccttgtttttttggtttgcaattgcaggagacaaagtgttccttgttgtatcgtacgatggtgtttggttatgtgagaattataattggatctacaaagcaaatagcagcttgacgttgacagttacaaccgagacaaccctacaagaactgcgacaaattttatatgaagagttggaagttgatccggtagcgtatgatttaaagttggagatttgttccttgtacatgaagggaaaaatggttgcgccagaggttattaagagagaacgccaactgagaacgtttttagagatgagggcaacaatgtcaaatacagagtttatgccattattcgtgaccaaggtgagaaaagttgggaattcggagcctacgccgcctactaatcctctccctcggagtgtggtagggtcttgcgttcccgaaacagatgttgggattggtgtgaatgaggaggttccggccaatttagaggttccgaccaattttgatgttccgaccaatgtagggcaagaacaagaagcgacaggatttcatcagtttgaagagttcgatacacccttctacaataatgatcctattgtagatttgaatatggacgatgaCCATGATTTAGCAGTCGATGAACCCGTAGCGGGACCAttgttgaggttagagtgtgtaccgagtAACCAAGGTACACAGCGAGAACGACAACCTCGTAGTGAAAATCGCACTACACCTGGAACTAGCGTAGTCGACCAGGCGAGCGAAGAACATGCTCGTCATGCAACGttctcaacgttctcctctttcgaagtttgtaccaagttcaaagctcccatgtggacaaaggaagatataatggaaaatcatgagctaactacttgtttacaaagtaaggaagcaggggtgatagagcttggtaatttttatgaaaacaaggaagaactgagacaagttgtgggtaggtttgcccttaataacaatttcgagtggatggtgaagaagtcatcccctgatgtgttgtacgttacatgcaaggctccagattgtaaatggagattgagggggaggaagaagatgcattctgacaactttgaggtcactgtatttcacaatgaacacacatgtaacttgaatgcgagacgttcagatcaccgtcaagcagcaccatgggtagttggccaccttattaaggggaagtacacccaagacggaactaagtacaaggctaaagacatacagagggacatgtttgacaactacggtatcagtatgagttatgtgaaggcgtggaggtgcagggagatgggacttacgtatgctaggggtacgcctgagttttcatacatgaagcttcctgggtacttgtacatgctggaacagaagaatccaggtaccattACTGACTTGTACTTAGAGGATGAGCGGTTCGGGGAAATCTtgttttatatcactcggtgcatgtagaaggggcttttctttttgtcgtcctgttttgagtatcgatggcaccttcttgaagacgaagtacggcggtataatgttagttgatgtggcatacgatgcgaacaaccaattgttgcggttgcttatggtatcgttgacggtgagaataacgactctggacgtatttcttacagaagttgagggtagcaattggcgtggttgagaacttagtgtttgtgtcagataggcatcaaagcattgatcatgctttgttgaactcgtttttcccgaagcGTCCACCgtgcatgctatcaccacattgttatgaacgtgaacgCAAAATTCAAGAGcgatgcttttcacaaccaaatatataatgttgcttacgcatggtcgaagactgaatgcgatagagagttcgagaagcttagaaagatgaatccggccatcgctgcatatgtggagagtatagggtttgagaagtgggctcacccttattgtttgggcgatagatacaacatcatgacgagcaacgctgctgaaagcttcaatagtgtcacagaagagttcaggaaatatccaataactactttggttgaatttatcgagttcacactccaatcgtggttcggccgatcgcctcgaaaatgctgacaaatgtgccacccctttggccacgctcttcgaaaaaaacttggcaaaaattcatgaaaatgcaaggtacaggcgcgtccaacgaaatggagccaatttgtataacgttggtaggggacctaacggtgaaagaggtggtgatgtgaatctagttgaaaaaacatgcacctgcggcgtgttcacgttattgaaactcccttgccttcatgcatgtgccgcggcattgaaaacgaacacaagtgtgtacacgctttgctcaccttattattcaaaagaaacgtggaggaagatttacgatgataccatcaatctcgctggtgacgaggatgattgggttctcccagaacacatcaagaatatgaaagttggggtacTGTGGAAAAGAAGCACgtaggtcgtccaagaaaaagCAACGGCTGGAAGAAGACGGGAGAACCGTTTCCCGTCCGGTGATAAAAAGGTTACGTACCACGAAGCTGCAGCCATTGTGGTGCTCCGAGCCACAACagagcaacatgcaaagcccgcatctgaggcgtcttgtacgtattcgttgggaaatttgatatattgtaatgacgcatattttgtcatagttatttttgttgaggttgaatatttttcaaatattttaattatttttaggtttaatagttatttttgttgaataatgttgatattttatatttgaaaccacgtataattatcaaaatttgaacgaaaagaaaatctatatatacataactgtaatgttaattacacaaaatatacaatgtcccaataattaaaaatataatcagccgacattttggtaaaataaatcgacACACCACCGTTGACGAAACATGGCTATCCGGTCTGGCGTCACATCGGTCAATCCACGCtgcatcatgagatgctccacatactcaatgcaatacacgccacaatcaccactaaatgcaaaataaaatgtaaagtcagtctaacgtaaaacatattttaatactatagtacttttttatcgctATGTACAGTTGCTGACTTCGGAACTAAGTCGTGAGTGGCTCGACTCGCGTGCATTTTTGGAAGCACCGTGATGTCACCGTTAGCTAACGCCATGATCCGGTTGTTATGTGGAAATTCCCCCTAGGTTAAAAAGGATTAGCGAGGGCGGCCGGTTCGACCAAACCTTCAAGATGGGTTCCATGGCGGTCCGATGACGTACGCTGGAATCACAGTCgtagacattaattttccacagcTCTATGTCCACTTCAACTGTGACCCAGTGTCTTGCCGTGGGAAGGTGcagaacgaagtaaataaactcgttacccctccatctctcaaagacttgggactgtaattacagagaacaacgaaacaattaacaaaccataataatcttcccaaacaattaacatttaaaatcttactaaaacaataccttatgaAACCCTGTGCAGTAGTCCAGGATATATTCCTCCCATTTAAAGTTTTTCCTCGGACCCTTGTGGCTCGTCCATGCACTGCTGATCATGGCGGTCACGAATGTGGAGAGAATGATACCCTTCTGAGGAAATGTCAGTGGATAGTCGGTGCGTCGCCTCCTCAACATATGCATTGCTGCATCTATATGCTGCATATAAACGGAAATGTCCtttacacaaaaaaatatattaattgcacataaagttgtaaagtgaagtaatattataaaatactttacttacgtcatctgtaagccattcctttggtgtgagcattatccaaaagaatcctggaccgtaatcaccacttctcaaatcccgaagtcggtggttcggaatgagtccaacacaccactttcggaaagtggttaacaatttctcgtccggtggctccaggggatcaaaagtcgaagatggcctatgtctcctcttcatctccgtatagtcaccgaaccatacaggaggctttctcttcctcttccgactcttaaccactgcaggttgtgcctctatggacagaatctcaccctgcgactcggtgtcatgtacatggataagaggttgtgcctcgatcggagtcgctggagctccctcataaggatcgtaatcgtcggggaagacctcatcctcttctactgggggtgaagcagctggtggtggggtagatggatctgctggggcctccggtgctgaagctgtcgttggcggacgattcaacatggccaatatgtctctgagctgctccataattacgttctgaccacccttcagctctacatggctggtctcgtatgccttcttcagctcgacatgagcagcatacagaccctgagtgtcaccctcgatcctatccaaccgagccactaaatcagtgtactcggcaccccgaacgcctgatgaagatggtgcactgggctgaggttctgaaccagtggcctgaaaaaatatatatcaaaaaaatacggtaagcatacgataattccacaatgtaacaaatatcacaaaacaaaaataataaaaaatgaagacataaaaaaaagttccaaaaattGGTACCTGAGTGTCTCTTTCCTGAGTGTACGGGACCCGAGTCTCGGTACACGACTACCTGCCTCAGCCTCTGTGTCATCCACAGCATCATCAACCAGGTTctccacaccatcgtaagaaattgtcctcacaaatgcctcctcctctgtccgtggaaggagccccttcaccacttccagattctgtttatggtttaacaaatatcaaaataaaaccatttagcatttattacaagcatttatgttaaataattattcagaacataagtgaaaatcatacccgtctagaaaataatgcggccgacgtctttcttcccaatatcgCCTTTGCTCGTCCGGCTAAGCATCTCGGGGAACCGAATCCCGTGGTTCGTGCCATACCTCTTGCCAACCTCCAAAATGGCCTCGTACGCCCAATATTGGACTGCAGGTGCGAAGCCATATGCTGTGTATTTGCACTCGTGCTGAACATCCGAACTcagcttcttctcgtagttggccttctgtttcaacatgtctttctgaagcgagtgcatgagtctggcgaatgagtgcttcccccaaggaatccggaagaagaactcgaggtcTTCCACATATCTAATGATGTGAGGCGTGATCAGCGCGTTGGCCTCGCGGCCCAGAAGCactgactccacaaacaagcacaagccgagcttgtacaagtcttccgggTTCTGGCAGTTTGTGAACTGAAGTTGGAGTGCTTCTGTCTTCACACTATCAGACcggttgaaatatttgttgatcagtcggtctgaccccgagcgcgcgacctgcgcagccttctcctcttctgttggccccgaggagaagtccaaacccgtaatgagtgcaaactccagcaccccgaatcggacctccttccgaccaacataaaacctcatcctcaactcctcctgagcatccactttcattttgtggagcatcagctggtgaaataacaccgaggagaatgtcagtggtacggcattccagaagctcccgaaacggctttccttcgccgtgttgttaaggttgaactcctcaaaccgagctttaatttttgcaaaaattccagtgcccctatatgtgacgcggccagtgaaatgctcgggtgctggaataatgagtctgggagccatctgaaaaatcaaagaccaaacaaatttaaatgtcaaaaaagttaagaaatgtcgacataacatcgacatcatgtcgacattCTGTCGACATTAACAAACATTCATAACTGGTCGATAAACAGTCGACATACAATCGACATTACCATAAGAGCAGTGACAAACTACCAACATCGACAAGTTATCGACATACAGTCGACAAATCGTCGACATTACACCAACAAAATGAACTGGGACTTATAATCGACAAGCTGTCGACATACAGTCGACAAATCGTCGACATTATACCAACAAAATGAACTGGGACTTATAATCGACAAACTGTCGACATACAGTTGACAAATTGTCGACATCCTAACAGTAAACTTGCAAAAGAATGAACTGCAACTTATTATCGACAAACTATCGACATACAGTCGACAAATTGTCGACATTCTAGGGCAAAACTACACAACATCAAAACAATGGTAAAACCATCGACAAGTAGTCGACATTACGTCGACAACCTGTCGACAACAATGTTCAAGCACCAGATACCTACAcatatcgacatcctatcgacatcctatcgacattTCATCGACAACTAAGTAAAAACACAGAAAACACCATTGAAACATATCCAACACATACAACATGCAACTATTGACATCTAAATTCGCAtatacaatctaaaacacacaaAATCTGAAGCACATACACAAATTCGCATtgaaatttctaaaatttaaacAGAAAAAAACTTACCTTTTCGTGGTTCAATGGTTCACTTCAGTGAAGTTCAGTGCTTCGTCGTCGTCGTGGTCCTGGATCGTCCTCGTCGTGGTTCGTGAGGGGTTGTGGGTTCGTGCTCGTGAGgagaacagagagagagagagagaggggaagtCTGGTTTGTGGGTTCGTGAGTGTGGGAGCGGGTTGTGGGTTCGTGAGGGCTTGTGGGTTGTGGTTCGTGCTCGTGAGGAAAAcagagagaatgagagagagagggaacgtCTGAGAGAGGGAAATGTGGGGGGGGGTTCATGATCGTgaagagcgagagagagagggagcgtcagaaagagagagggaacgTCTGAGAGAGGGAATTTTTAATTTAGGGGGTATTTTAGgaaacttttaaaattataggaataaatttgtacaaattataaaggggtataaattttgatataggttgtattattagggtcaaaaattgaaatttccctTGTAAATTTAGATGGAGTGGTATTAATGTATCTCAGAATCCTATCATAACTCTATAGTTAAATGTGTTTGGGAGAAAATAGTTTTAGGGTGGGTCACCTCCTGAGAAATTCTTACGTTACGTTGCATccctaaatattttatttttacctatCCAAATGCTCATCAAACTTCTCAAAAAGGAGGAGGTCACATTGCCTTACCTAAGGTTGTAGACAGTGATGTTTGGTACGCAGATTTAGGGGCTAGCAACCACATCACTTCAGCAGCAGACAATCTAAACCAAAAAATAGAGTATGGTGGTaaggaaaaattaataatatgtgATGGTAATCAAATCAATATCTCACTTATTTGGATCTGGTTCTTTACAAACTGAATTGGATTTTCCTTTGATGTTAAATGAACTGTTACATGTACCTAAGATTGCTAAAAATTTGATCAGTGTCTCTAACTTAACTAGTAACAAAATGTGTTTGTTGAATTTCATTCTAATTGTTGTTTTGTGAAGGATAAAGCAACAAGCAAAGTGGTGCTTCAAGGGACTTTTAAGGATGGACTATACCAACTCAACACTCCAGCAACTAAGTCTAATTCCCATTTCATTTCAAGTCATCAAACCAGTAGCCCTACGTTTACAGGAGTTTCAAGTCTAATTATATTGATCAGTTTCTAAATATTTCCAAGTAGTGAATCTTTACTTTCCAAGAATGATGTGTGGCATAGGAGATTAGGCCATTCTTAAGCTAGAATCTTAAAACATGTTTTAATCTCATCTAACGTACCTGTTTTACGCAATGAAACTTTATATTTCTGTAACGCCTGTCAATTTGAAAAGTCACATGCTCTTCCATTTAAGCTGTCAAATTCTAGAGCAACTAGAGTCCTAGAGCTAATCCACACAGATCTTTGGGGACCATCCCCAATTGCTTCCATGGTACTACATTTATTTTCTTGATGAAATCTTAGGTACACTTGGTTGTATCCACTGAAAATAAAAGATGAAGCACTTGATGCTTTTATTCAATTCAAGGCTTTAACTGAAAACCAATTTGATAGGAAGATTAAAGCTCTTAGGTCAGATTCTGGTGGTGAATAAGCCTTTGCTAACATTGTCAAAACTAATGGGCCTGAAATAAAACACAGGCACATAGTAGAAATGGGCCTAACTCTCTTGGCACAAGCTGCAATGCCACTAAAATTCTGGGTTGATGTTTTAGACAGTAATCTATCTTATCAATAGACTGCTAACACCTGTTTTGCAACTCAAATCTCCTTTTAAAACATTATTCCTTAAGAAACCAGACCATTCATTATTGAAAGTGTTTGGTTCAGCTTGTTTCCCTTGTATTAGACCCTACCAAACACACAAATTTTAGTTTCATTCACTCAAGTGTGTGAAT is a window from the Cannabis sativa cultivar Pink pepper isolate KNU-18-1 chromosome 1, ASM2916894v1, whole genome shotgun sequence genome containing:
- the LOC115723646 gene encoding uncharacterized protein LOC115723646, translated to MAPRLIIPAPEHFTGRVTYRGTGIFAKIKARFEEFNLNNTAKESRFGSFWNAVPLTFSSVLFHQLMLHKMKVDAQEELRMRFYVGRKEVRFGVLEFALITGLDFSSGPTEEEKAAQVARSGSDRLINKYFNRSDSVKTEALQLQFTNCQNPEDLYKLGLCLFVESVLLGREANALITPHIIRYVEDLEFFFRIPWGKHSFARLMHSLQKDMLKQKANYEKKLSSDVQHECKYTAYGFAPAVQYWAYEAILEVGKRYGTNHGIRFPEMLSRTSKGDIGKKDSCTETRVPYTQERDTQATGSEPQPSAPSSSGVRGAEYTDLVARLDRIEGDTQGLYAAHVELKKAYETSHVELKGGQNVIMEQLRDILAMLNRPPTTASAPEAPADPSTPPPAASPPVEEDEVFPDDYDPYEGAPATPIEAQPLIHVHDTESQGEILSIEAQPAVVKSRKRKRKPPVWFGDYTEMKRRHRPSSTFDPLEPPDEKLLTTFRKWCVGLIPNHRLRDLRSGDYGPGFFWIMLTPKEWLTDDHIDAAMHMLRRRRTDYPLTFPQKGIILSTFVTAMISSAWTSHKGPRKNFKWEEYILDYCTGFHKSQVFERWRGNEFIYFVLHLPTARHWVTVEVDIELWKINVYDCDSSNGKYPILTPEELKQEDDVGIVTPAMQKVLDAARAFERERNGNEFRFMQLEREFAKTGEWPAPPPGFPEGCRRCKSGIFNL